One stretch of Xanthomonas sp. DAR 35659 DNA includes these proteins:
- a CDS encoding alpha/beta hydrolase — translation MASIVLVLVAVVALGPRVSPTLPPIALPALPQEPLALQAWLDAREQATPGVRPDNQARIVWADPAHPGRRDCAMVYLHGFTASQGEGAPTHERLARHFGCNLYLPRLPGHGLVAADALRGIDAPRLLGGAAEALAVARVLGRRVVVIGNSMGGALALQTVAAHPQQVQALVLWSPLVREHGEQLQPLLWPWGAQLLLWSRNGGDPVMRYPVDSGYWADATHVDGYRALAALTRGGMRPATYARIHVPVFLGYYYRDAQHQDATVSVAAMQAMFAQLGTPPALRQAVDFPDAGNHVLASPIRSKAVPAVFAASCRFLAGQGGLVAPAGGPDCAQAWAHAMARTGGAAAP, via the coding sequence ATGGCGTCGATCGTGCTGGTGCTGGTGGCGGTCGTGGCGTTGGGCCCGCGGGTCAGTCCGACGTTGCCGCCGATCGCCCTGCCGGCGCTGCCGCAGGAGCCGTTGGCGCTGCAGGCCTGGCTCGACGCGCGCGAACAGGCCACGCCCGGCGTGCGTCCCGACAACCAGGCGCGCATCGTCTGGGCCGATCCGGCGCATCCGGGGCGCCGCGACTGCGCCATGGTCTACCTGCACGGCTTCACCGCCAGCCAGGGCGAAGGCGCGCCCACCCACGAGAGGCTGGCGCGCCACTTCGGCTGCAACCTGTACCTGCCGCGCTTGCCCGGACATGGCCTGGTCGCCGCCGACGCCCTGCGCGGCATCGACGCGCCGCGTCTGCTCGGCGGCGCGGCCGAGGCGCTGGCGGTGGCGCGGGTGCTGGGCCGGCGCGTGGTGGTGATCGGCAATTCGATGGGCGGCGCGCTGGCGCTGCAGACCGTGGCCGCGCACCCGCAACAGGTGCAGGCGCTGGTGCTGTGGTCGCCGCTGGTGCGCGAGCATGGCGAGCAACTGCAGCCGCTGCTGTGGCCGTGGGGCGCGCAATTGCTGCTGTGGTCGCGCAATGGCGGCGATCCGGTCATGCGCTACCCGGTCGACAGCGGCTACTGGGCCGACGCCACCCATGTCGACGGCTACCGCGCGCTGGCCGCGCTGACCCGCGGCGGGATGCGGCCGGCGACCTATGCGCGGATCCACGTGCCGGTGTTCCTCGGGTACTACTATCGGGACGCGCAGCATCAGGACGCGACGGTGTCGGTGGCGGCGATGCAGGCGATGTTCGCGCAGTTGGGCACGCCGCCGGCGTTGCGCCAGGCGGTGGATTTCCCGGATGCCGGCAACCACGTGCTGGCCTCGCCGATCCGCTCCAAGGCGGTGCCGGCGGTGTTCGCGGCGAGCTGCCGGTTCCTGGCCGGGCAGGGCGGGCTGGTGGCGCCGGCAGGCGGGCCCGATTGCGCGCAGGCGTGGGCGCACGCGATGGCGCGGACGGGAGGCGCGGCCGCGCCCTGA
- a CDS encoding dihydroorotase, producing MSASTLIVNARLVNEGRETQGDLRIADGRIAAIAPQLAARDGETVVDAAGRWLLPGMIDDQVHFREPGLTHKGDIASESAAAVAGGLTSFMDMPNTNPPTLDAAALQAKYDAAAGRAWGNYGFYLGASNDNLAAIQTLDPKTAPGIKVFMGASTGNMLVDNPQTLDAIFRDAPTPIITHCEDTPTIDATLAAFKERYGDALTPDMHPDIRSREACLKSSQLAVSLAKKHGTRLHVLHISTADELALFTPGPIQGKRITAETCIHFLRFDRADYATLGNLIKCNPAIKDASDREALIRALAEDVIDVLATDHAPHTWEEKSKPYAQAPSGLPLVQYALVAALELVHEGRLSVAQVVHKFAHAPALLFDVQQRGFLREGYHADLVLIDDTPFTVRREDILSKCGWSPFEGRTFRSKIAATWINGALAWDGTRLVGGPNGQRLAFDR from the coding sequence ATGTCCGCCTCCACCCTCATCGTCAACGCCCGCCTGGTCAACGAAGGCCGCGAAACCCAGGGCGACCTGCGCATCGCCGACGGCCGCATCGCCGCGATCGCCCCGCAGTTGGCCGCGCGCGACGGCGAGACCGTGGTCGACGCCGCCGGGCGCTGGCTGCTGCCCGGCATGATCGACGACCAGGTGCACTTCCGCGAACCCGGCCTGACCCACAAGGGCGACATCGCCAGCGAATCGGCGGCGGCGGTGGCCGGCGGCCTGACCAGCTTCATGGACATGCCCAACACCAACCCACCGACGCTCGACGCGGCCGCGCTGCAGGCCAAGTACGACGCCGCGGCCGGCCGCGCCTGGGGCAACTACGGGTTCTACCTGGGCGCGAGCAACGACAACCTGGCCGCGATCCAGACCCTGGATCCGAAGACCGCGCCCGGCATCAAGGTGTTCATGGGCGCCTCCACCGGCAACATGCTGGTCGACAACCCGCAGACCCTGGACGCGATCTTCCGCGACGCGCCGACCCCGATCATCACCCATTGCGAAGACACGCCGACCATCGACGCGACCCTGGCCGCGTTCAAGGAAAGGTACGGCGACGCGCTGACCCCGGACATGCACCCGGACATCCGCTCGCGCGAGGCCTGCCTGAAGTCCTCGCAGTTGGCGGTGTCGCTGGCGAAGAAGCACGGCACCCGCCTGCACGTGCTGCACATCTCCACCGCCGACGAGCTGGCGCTGTTTACGCCCGGCCCGATCCAGGGCAAGCGCATCACCGCCGAGACCTGCATCCATTTCCTGCGCTTCGACCGCGCGGACTACGCCACGCTCGGCAACCTGATCAAATGCAACCCGGCGATCAAGGACGCCAGCGACCGCGAGGCGCTGATCCGCGCGCTGGCCGAGGACGTGATCGACGTGCTCGCCACCGACCACGCGCCGCACACCTGGGAAGAGAAGAGCAAGCCCTACGCGCAGGCGCCGTCGGGCCTGCCGCTGGTGCAGTACGCGCTGGTCGCGGCGCTGGAGCTGGTGCACGAGGGCCGGCTCAGCGTGGCCCAGGTGGTGCACAAGTTCGCGCACGCCCCGGCGCTGCTGTTCGACGTGCAGCAGCGCGGCTTCCTGCGCGAGGGCTACCACGCCGACCTGGTGCTGATCGACGACACGCCGTTCACCGTGCGCCGCGAGGACATCCTGTCCAAGTGCGGCTGGTCGCCGTTCGAGGGCCGCACGTTCCGCTCGAAGATCGCCGCGACCTGGATCAACGGCGCGCTGGCCTGGGACGGCACGCGCCTGGTCGGCGGCCCGAACGGGCAGCGCCTGGCGTTCGACCGCTGA
- a CDS encoding M23 family metallopeptidase produces MRRARLPGAALALGLLASAMGAPPLQAQTGTTASADARSVFPASASQGALVIGKVAPGSRVQYGGRTLRVSGYGSVVFGIGRDERGPLRIVVQHADGRSEDIAIAVTPRDWPIERVNGVPPKTVNPPPAIAERIKREQAQVTAARDRDDDRTDFAAPFLWPVQGRISGRFGNARMYNGQAGSGHSGMDIAVPTGTPVKAPAAGVVAFAAPDLYLTGGTVLLDHGYGVSSNFLHLSRVDVKVGDRIAQGQVIGAVGATGRATGPHLHWGMNWFDVRVDPLLVLERTK; encoded by the coding sequence ATGCGGCGCGCACGGCTGCCGGGCGCCGCGCTGGCGCTCGGGCTGTTGGCGTCGGCCATGGGCGCGCCGCCGCTGCAGGCGCAGACCGGGACCACCGCCAGCGCCGACGCGCGCAGCGTGTTCCCGGCCAGCGCCTCGCAGGGCGCACTGGTGATCGGCAAGGTGGCGCCGGGCAGCCGCGTGCAGTACGGCGGGCGCACCTTGCGGGTCAGCGGCTACGGCAGCGTGGTGTTCGGCATCGGCCGCGACGAACGCGGCCCGCTGCGGATCGTGGTGCAGCACGCGGACGGTCGCAGCGAGGACATCGCCATCGCGGTGACCCCGCGCGACTGGCCGATCGAACGGGTCAACGGCGTGCCGCCGAAGACGGTCAACCCGCCGCCGGCGATCGCCGAGCGGATCAAGCGCGAGCAGGCCCAGGTCACCGCCGCGCGCGACCGCGACGACGACCGCACCGATTTCGCCGCGCCCTTCCTCTGGCCGGTGCAGGGCCGGATCAGCGGCCGCTTCGGCAATGCCCGCATGTACAACGGGCAAGCCGGCTCCGGCCATTCGGGCATGGACATCGCCGTGCCCACCGGCACCCCGGTCAAGGCGCCGGCGGCGGGCGTGGTCGCCTTCGCCGCGCCGGACCTGTACCTCACCGGCGGCACGGTGCTGCTCGACCACGGCTACGGGGTCAGCTCGAACTTCCTGCATCTGTCGCGGGTGGACGTGAAGGTCGGCGACCGCATCGCCCAGGGCCAGGTGATCGGCGCGGTCGGCGCCACCGGCCGCGCGACCGGGCCGCATCTGCATTGGGGGATGAACTGGTTCGACGTGCGCGTCGATCCGTTGCTGGTGCTGGAGCGAACCAAGTAA
- the yidD gene encoding membrane protein insertion efficiency factor YidD — MAYDGRVIARVLIALLRLYQRFISPLLGPRCRFVPSCSAYAVTALARYGALRGGWMAARRVGRCHPFHPGGFDPVPDPSAPPACRCPGKH; from the coding sequence CTGGCATATGATGGTCGGGTGATCGCCCGCGTTCTCATCGCCTTGCTGCGCCTGTACCAGCGCTTCATCAGCCCCCTGCTGGGGCCGCGCTGCCGTTTCGTGCCGAGTTGCTCGGCCTATGCGGTCACCGCGCTCGCCCGCTACGGCGCCTTGCGTGGCGGCTGGATGGCCGCCCGCCGCGTCGGCCGCTGCCACCCCTTCCATCCCGGCGGGTTCGACCCGGTGCCCGATCCATCGGCGCCGCCGGCCTGCCGCTGCCCAGGAAAACACTGA
- a CDS encoding MFS transporter — MSAPLPAPPQTLRTLLAHPGFALVLGYRICAMLSYQIVAVTVGWHIYEITRNPLSLGLIGLAEILPFFCIAPFAGYLVDHLPRRRLGMFASLGLVATAGVLLALTRGWLPVHGVWPIYAAIALTGAARAFLSPVYNALFARALPREAYARGASLGSVVFQTGMVIGPALGGVLVGWGGKGLSYGVAMAVACVAMLSLLLLRVAEPVNDGPRASIFRSIAEGAQFVFSNQIMLGAMALDMFSVLLGGAVSMLPAFIHDILHYGPEGLGILRGAPALGSVLVGLWLARRPLQRNAGRILLLAVTGFGLCTIAFGLSRHFWLSAAILLVYGMCDGVSVIVRSTILQLATPDAMRGRVSSINGIFIGSSNELGAFYDGVMARLITLVPAVVLGGCVTLVVVGVTAWKAPKLRKLDLRDLQ; from the coding sequence ATGAGCGCGCCGCTGCCGGCCCCACCGCAGACCCTGCGCACCCTGCTGGCGCATCCCGGCTTCGCGCTGGTGCTGGGCTACCGCATCTGCGCGATGCTGTCCTACCAGATCGTCGCGGTCACGGTCGGCTGGCACATCTACGAAATCACCCGCAACCCGCTGTCGCTGGGGCTGATCGGGCTGGCCGAGATCCTGCCGTTCTTCTGCATCGCGCCGTTCGCCGGCTACCTGGTCGACCACCTGCCGCGGCGGCGGCTGGGCATGTTCGCCAGCCTGGGCCTGGTCGCGACCGCGGGCGTGCTGCTGGCGCTGACCCGCGGCTGGCTGCCGGTGCATGGCGTGTGGCCGATCTACGCGGCGATCGCGCTGACCGGCGCGGCACGCGCGTTCCTGTCGCCGGTGTACAACGCACTGTTCGCGCGCGCGCTGCCACGAGAGGCCTATGCGCGCGGCGCCAGCCTCGGCAGCGTGGTGTTCCAGACCGGCATGGTGATCGGCCCGGCGCTGGGCGGGGTGCTGGTCGGCTGGGGCGGCAAGGGCCTGTCCTACGGCGTGGCGATGGCGGTGGCCTGCGTGGCGATGCTGTCGCTGTTGCTGCTGCGCGTCGCCGAACCGGTCAACGACGGCCCGCGCGCGTCGATCTTCCGCAGCATCGCCGAGGGCGCGCAGTTCGTGTTCTCCAACCAGATCATGCTCGGCGCGATGGCGCTGGACATGTTCTCGGTGCTGCTTGGCGGCGCGGTGTCGATGCTGCCCGCCTTCATCCACGACATCCTGCACTACGGCCCCGAAGGCCTGGGCATCCTGCGCGGCGCGCCGGCGCTGGGCTCTGTGCTGGTCGGGCTGTGGCTGGCGCGGCGCCCGCTGCAGCGCAATGCCGGCCGCATCCTGCTGCTGGCGGTGACCGGCTTCGGCCTGTGCACCATCGCCTTCGGCCTGTCCCGGCACTTCTGGCTGTCGGCGGCGATCCTGCTGGTCTACGGCATGTGCGACGGCGTGTCGGTGATCGTGCGCTCGACCATCCTGCAACTGGCCACGCCGGACGCGATGCGCGGGCGGGTGTCGTCGATCAACGGCATCTTCATCGGCTCGTCGAACGAACTGGGCGCCTTCTACGACGGGGTGATGGCGCGGCTGATCACGCTCGTGCCCGCAGTGGTGCTGGGCGGATGCGTGACCTTGGTCGTGGTCGGCGTCACCGCCTGGAAAGCGCCGAAGCTGCGCAAGCTGGACCTGCGCGACCTGCAATAA
- a CDS encoding IS110 family transposase: MRRFVGIDVAKAELVIHVQPDGLAWTQPNTLQGRRELVQRLSTMACERIVLEASGGYETAVLRALRQADLPAVRMSAQRPRALANALGLHAKTDALDARLLAIAAEHIPTTPTTVLPEHLQQLRELLDLRTTVVGQRDAHRRRLDHITSPDVRHQCERVIALMNQQIRALDRQVEQQARTCSTLPKVPGVGAILRATLAARLPELGTLPPRKLAALVGLAPFNRDSGGWKGQRRITGGRADVRRVLYMATWASIRAGSPLANTYARLKAAVKPSKVAIVACMHKFLRWLNAIARDQTSYAPPVIAAA, translated from the coding sequence ATGCGGCGCTTTGTCGGAATCGATGTGGCCAAGGCCGAACTGGTCATCCATGTGCAGCCGGACGGACTGGCCTGGACCCAGCCCAACACGCTGCAAGGACGGCGTGAGTTGGTCCAGCGTCTGTCCACGATGGCTTGTGAGCGGATCGTGTTGGAAGCCAGCGGCGGCTATGAGACGGCGGTGCTGCGGGCTCTGCGCCAGGCCGACCTGCCGGCGGTGCGCATGTCTGCCCAGCGCCCGCGTGCGTTGGCCAACGCACTGGGCCTGCATGCCAAGACCGACGCCCTGGACGCGCGGCTGCTGGCCATCGCGGCTGAGCACATCCCGACCACGCCCACGACCGTGCTGCCAGAGCACCTGCAGCAGCTACGCGAACTGCTCGACCTGCGCACCACCGTGGTCGGCCAGCGCGATGCCCACCGGCGCCGCCTGGATCACATCACCAGTCCCGACGTGCGCCACCAGTGCGAGCGGGTCATCGCCCTGATGAATCAACAGATCCGGGCGCTGGACCGGCAGGTCGAGCAACAGGCCAGAACATGTTCGACCCTGCCAAAGGTCCCTGGGGTCGGAGCGATCCTGCGCGCCACCCTGGCCGCACGGCTGCCGGAACTGGGAACGCTGCCGCCGCGCAAGCTCGCCGCCCTGGTCGGGCTGGCCCCGTTCAATCGCGACAGCGGTGGCTGGAAAGGCCAACGCCGCATCACCGGCGGACGCGCCGACGTGCGACGGGTCCTGTACATGGCCACCTGGGCCTCCATCCGCGCCGGCTCCCCCTTAGCCAACACCTATGCACGCCTGAAGGCAGCAGTCAAGCCGTCCAAGGTCGCCATCGTCGCTTGCATGCACAAGTTCCTGCGCTGGCTCAATGCCATCGCACGCGATCAGACCTCCTACGCGCCCCCGGTCATCGCTGCTGCATGA
- the eat gene encoding ethanolamine permease, with protein sequence MTIDKLKPTLGTLHLWGIAVGLVISGEYFGWSYGWGAAGTLGLLVTTLLVAVMYTCFIFSFTELTTAIPNAGGPFAYSLRAFGTAGGMIAGIATLIEFVFAPPAIAMAIGAYLNVQFPTLDPRLAAVGAYAVFMTLNILGVGIAATFELIVTVLAVIELLVFMGVVAPGFSVANFVRGGWAGSDTFSVAAIGGIFAAIPFAIWFFLAIEGAAMAAEEAKDPRRTIPRAYIAGILTLVTLAFGVMIMAGGVGDWRALSNINDPLPQAMKAVVGHNSTWLHMLVWIGLFGLVASFHGIILGYSRQFFALARAGFLPHGLAKLSRFRTPHRAILAGGVVGVAAIYSDGLVQVQGMSLTAAMITLSVFGAIVMYIMSMLSLFKLRRAEPQLARSYRAPGYPLVPALALLLALVCLAAMVWFNALLALLFLGLMLLGAGCCALSLRGNGGAVAAAARGEA encoded by the coding sequence ATGACGATCGACAAGCTCAAACCCACCCTCGGCACCCTGCACCTGTGGGGCATCGCCGTGGGCCTGGTGATCTCCGGCGAATACTTCGGCTGGAGCTACGGCTGGGGCGCCGCCGGCACGCTCGGCTTGCTGGTCACCACGCTCCTGGTGGCGGTGATGTACACCTGTTTCATCTTCAGCTTCACCGAACTGACCACCGCCATCCCCAACGCCGGCGGTCCGTTCGCCTACAGCCTGCGCGCGTTCGGCACCGCCGGCGGGATGATCGCCGGCATCGCCACGCTGATCGAGTTCGTGTTCGCGCCGCCGGCGATCGCGATGGCGATCGGCGCCTACCTCAACGTGCAGTTCCCGACCCTGGACCCGCGCCTGGCCGCGGTCGGCGCCTATGCGGTCTTCATGACCTTGAACATCCTCGGCGTCGGCATCGCCGCCACCTTCGAACTGATCGTGACGGTGCTGGCGGTGATCGAGCTGCTGGTGTTCATGGGCGTGGTCGCGCCGGGCTTCAGCGTGGCCAACTTCGTGCGCGGCGGCTGGGCCGGGTCGGACACGTTCAGCGTGGCGGCGATCGGCGGCATCTTCGCCGCGATCCCGTTCGCGATCTGGTTCTTCCTGGCGATCGAGGGCGCGGCGATGGCCGCCGAGGAAGCCAAGGATCCCCGCCGCACCATCCCGCGCGCCTACATCGCCGGCATCCTGACCCTGGTGACGCTGGCGTTCGGGGTGATGATCATGGCCGGCGGCGTCGGCGACTGGCGCGCCCTGTCCAACATCAACGATCCATTGCCGCAGGCGATGAAGGCGGTGGTCGGGCACAACTCGACCTGGCTGCACATGCTGGTGTGGATCGGCCTGTTCGGCCTGGTGGCCAGCTTCCACGGCATCATCCTGGGCTATTCGCGGCAGTTCTTCGCGCTGGCGCGCGCCGGTTTCCTGCCGCACGGCCTGGCCAAGCTGTCGCGCTTCCGCACCCCGCACCGCGCGATCCTGGCCGGCGGCGTGGTCGGCGTGGCGGCGATCTACAGCGACGGCCTGGTGCAGGTACAGGGCATGTCGCTGACCGCGGCGATGATCACCCTATCGGTGTTCGGCGCGATCGTCATGTACATCATGAGCATGCTCAGCCTGTTCAAGCTGCGCCGCGCCGAGCCGCAGCTGGCGCGCAGCTACCGCGCGCCAGGCTATCCACTGGTGCCGGCGCTGGCGCTGCTGCTGGCGCTGGTGTGCCTGGCGGCGATGGTGTGGTTCAACGCGCTGCTGGCGTTGCTGTTCCTGGGCCTGATGCTGCTCGGCGCGGGTTGCTGCGCGCTGAGCCTGCGCGGCAACGGCGGCGCGGTCGCCGCCGCGGCCCGCGGCGAGGCATGA
- the dksA gene encoding RNA polymerase-binding protein DksA produces the protein MAAKKPAKKAVKAAKKPVPPVAKKATVSAAAKSLKKPVAKPAAKPAPAKKAPAKVAAKKPAPKPAAAPAKKAQAKPAAKPAKAAVKPAAVPKQAATPATAAVKQAASTAKQKAAPAVSKPVPKPAAKPAPAKSVPAKAVTPAAAPVSAPVAAKPVAPSAPPQKNPVSVSKSSAKTPTKSESTPKAPIAKPTGKVAVAVTAKSNTPAKPAKYRVVEYKTDEATGRPILPKGYKPASDEEYMSTLQQEYFRQRLLTWRADLVEESKQTIENLRDEVRDIGDEAERATRETENSLELRTRDRYRKLIGKIDSTLKRLDAGDYGYCVDTGEEIGLERLEARLTAERTIDAQERWEHLQKQQGD, from the coding sequence GTGGCTGCTAAAAAACCTGCAAAGAAGGCCGTCAAGGCCGCCAAGAAGCCCGTCCCGCCCGTTGCCAAGAAGGCGACGGTGTCCGCTGCTGCCAAGTCGCTGAAGAAACCGGTGGCCAAGCCGGCAGCCAAGCCTGCGCCCGCCAAGAAGGCCCCGGCCAAGGTGGCGGCGAAGAAGCCGGCGCCCAAGCCGGCGGCCGCGCCCGCCAAGAAGGCCCAGGCCAAACCGGCCGCCAAGCCGGCGAAGGCCGCCGTCAAGCCGGCCGCCGTGCCCAAGCAGGCGGCAACGCCGGCCACGGCGGCGGTCAAGCAGGCCGCGTCCACGGCCAAGCAGAAGGCCGCCCCGGCCGTGTCCAAACCCGTTCCGAAGCCGGCCGCCAAGCCGGCGCCGGCCAAGTCTGTCCCGGCCAAGGCCGTCACGCCTGCCGCAGCCCCGGTGTCCGCACCGGTCGCCGCCAAGCCCGTCGCGCCCTCGGCCCCGCCACAAAAGAATCCCGTGTCCGTTTCGAAATCCTCCGCGAAAACCCCCACCAAGTCCGAATCCACCCCCAAGGCGCCGATCGCCAAGCCGACCGGCAAGGTCGCCGTCGCGGTGACCGCCAAGTCCAACACGCCCGCCAAGCCGGCCAAGTACCGGGTGGTCGAGTACAAGACCGACGAGGCCACCGGCCGCCCGATCCTGCCCAAGGGCTACAAGCCGGCCAGCGACGAGGAGTACATGAGCACGCTGCAGCAGGAGTACTTCCGCCAGCGCCTGCTCACCTGGCGCGCCGATCTGGTGGAGGAATCCAAGCAGACCATCGAGAACCTGCGCGACGAAGTCCGCGACATCGGCGACGAGGCCGAGCGCGCCACCCGCGAGACCGAGAACTCGCTGGAACTGCGCACCCGCGACCGCTACCGCAAGCTGATCGGCAAGATCGACAGCACGCTCAAGCGTCTGGATGCCGGCGATTACGGCTACTGCGTGGACACCGGCGAAGAGATCGGCCTGGAGCGCCTGGAGGCGCGCCTGACCGCCGAGCGCACCATCGATGCGCAGGAGCGTTGGGAGCACCTGCAGAAGCAGCAGGGCGACTGA